A single region of the Microcella sp. genome encodes:
- the purM gene encoding phosphoribosylformylglycinamidine cyclo-ligase, translated as MTNSYAAAGVDTAAGDRAVELMKASVAATHGPEVIGGVGGFAGLFDVSALRDYRRPLLATSTDGVGTKVAIAQALDIHDTIGQDLVAMVVDDIVVVGAKPLVMTDYIACGKVHPERIADIVRGIAEACAATGTALVGGETAEHPGLLGPDDYDVAGAAVGVVEADELLGPERVQHGDVVVAMASSGLHSNGFSLVRHILASRSIGYHDELAEFGGVVGTTLLEPTALYTAPLLEVLAELPGAVHALSHVTGGGIAANLARVLPVGSWVELDRGSWSPPTVFRVLADLAGDTLESTEGTWNLGIGMLAVVAHDSASSIIRSLESRGVRSWVAGRVSTSAHDVAEFEQGAKGVDGGAVKLVGSYAG; from the coding sequence ATGACGAACTCCTATGCCGCTGCCGGGGTCGACACTGCGGCGGGCGACCGGGCGGTCGAACTCATGAAGGCCTCGGTCGCGGCGACCCACGGCCCCGAGGTCATCGGTGGTGTCGGTGGCTTCGCGGGGCTGTTCGACGTGAGCGCTCTGCGCGACTACCGCCGCCCGCTGCTCGCGACAAGCACCGACGGTGTCGGCACCAAGGTGGCGATCGCGCAAGCGCTCGACATTCACGACACGATCGGTCAAGACCTCGTGGCGATGGTCGTCGACGACATCGTGGTGGTCGGGGCGAAGCCGCTCGTCATGACCGATTACATCGCGTGCGGCAAGGTGCACCCCGAGCGCATCGCCGATATCGTGCGCGGCATCGCCGAGGCATGCGCCGCCACGGGCACGGCGCTCGTCGGCGGTGAGACGGCCGAGCACCCCGGCCTGCTCGGCCCCGACGACTACGACGTCGCGGGTGCCGCTGTGGGCGTGGTCGAGGCTGACGAGCTGCTGGGCCCCGAGCGCGTGCAGCACGGCGATGTCGTCGTGGCGATGGCGTCGAGCGGCCTGCACAGCAACGGATTCTCGCTCGTGCGGCACATCCTCGCCTCCCGCTCGATCGGGTACCACGACGAGCTGGCCGAGTTCGGCGGAGTCGTCGGCACGACGCTGCTCGAGCCGACCGCGCTCTACACCGCTCCGCTGCTCGAGGTGCTCGCCGAGCTGCCGGGTGCCGTGCACGCCCTGAGTCACGTGACGGGAGGCGGCATCGCCGCGAATCTCGCGCGCGTGCTGCCCGTCGGCAGCTGGGTCGAGCTCGACCGCGGCTCGTGGAGCCCGCCGACCGTCTTCCGCGTGCTCGCCGACCTCGCCGGCGACACCCTCGAATCGACCGAGGGAACCTGGAATCTGGGTATCGGGATGCTCGCGGTGGTTGCCCACGACAGCGCGAGTTCGATCATCCGCTCGCTCGAGAGTCGCGGTGTTCGCTCATGGGTCGCCGGCCGCGTGTCGACGAGTGCGCACGACGTGGCCGAGTTCGAGCAGGGCGCGAAGGGCGTCGACGGCGGGGCCGTGAAGCTCGTGGGGTCATACGCCGGATAG